The following nucleotide sequence is from Solea senegalensis isolate Sse05_10M linkage group LG19, IFAPA_SoseM_1, whole genome shotgun sequence.
CGCCAGAGCAAGCAAGCTGATACCAGTGTCATTCTCAAGTGGGGATGGTGTGCAGACAAGAGATCAGGGACAGGGTTGACTGGGGGTTTAGGTGCATTTCTGGTGTCCGTTGTGACTCATGttccaaaatgtcttcataagCCCTCAGGAGACTTTGTCATGGGGATGTAGAGGTGTGAGCCGGGTCTGGGCCTGTTGTCACTACTGTTTCAGATGCAGATAGACTCACCGCAGTACTAGAAAATGCTGTAAGGTATAGTATAATAGAGAGCAGCAAGATACAATAATATTCCCCATGTATAGGGGATAGTATTGAACATTATACCCTCTGCTATAATGTGGTGTTTGCATTTGCCCTTCTGACTTTGAGAGGGTAATGTCTCATTTAATTGGGCTCTGAAAGGTTATTCAGAGCTTTGCCTGCCAGTGTACACATTAAGAATGGTCCGTTCTCCCCTCACAAGGTGAAAAACCTATAAACCCTAGAAAAACCTAGATGTGAGAGGCTTAACAACTTAAATTTATGAGTCACTTTCAATTAATCTTTATCTGTTGGGTTTAGTAAATATGAAAATCATTCTCCTGTTTTGGTCAATCAGTTAGGAATTTGAAAGACTAAATATCTAGGAAGACCACGTGCATAGACCTCTATgctgtaaataataatcatttccaCTGTCTTTTATCATCAGGTCAACAACTGGCACTCCAGCATCATCTCGTCCAGCCACTGGGACAACCCGGCAACCCTCTTCAACCACCACCAAGAGCTCCTCAGCTACAGCCAAACCTGCCACTCCTAAAACCCCCTCCACCACTAAGACTCCGGCCTCCAAACCAACCTCCTCTACCCCCTCTGGTGGCAAACCACCAACACTGCAATCATCTAAAAGCTCAACCCCTTTGAAAAAAGGTATTAAAAAGATGATTTCATGAGCATGAATGCTAAAGTGTTCTTAAACATTAAACAGTAACAGTAGAAAGTAAGACTTTATATATTGAcagttttgtgtatttaaaaatgctGTGTTCAAGTTTCATAGTGGCACTGTTTGACCCTtctttgtgctttgttttcatctAGATGTTACCAAACCTGCAACCCCAGCAGCCAAAAAGCCTACAAATTCTCCCCTTACCCGCCCTGCATCCACGACAAAGCCAGTAAAATCGGAGACCCCCAAATCAGCTACACGGCCAGATGTTGCTACCAAAAAGCTTACTACTACCAAGGTTGCGGAAACAAAGACACCAAACCGCCCAAAAACACAAGAGAGTAAACCCACACCCTCTAAGGATGCTTCCAAGGCACCTGGCTCCAAAGCCAAGCCCTCCAGTCCCAAGAAAACTGTGGGCAGCAGCACCCCAATGCCCGTGAAACGTGGACCCAAAGCAGCAACTATTGGTGAACCTGTAAAGGaaactgttgctgctgtagcagctacagcagctaTTGCTTCTGCAGCAGCCGCCCTTGCTGGGCCAGAGGAACCAGCTGTGGAACAACCTGCTACAACTCCTGAAGCAGTACAAGAAAAAACTGCAGAGCCGACAGCAGAACCAGCTCCTGCACAAGTGGTAGAACCAACACGTGAACCAACTCCAGAACCAATACATGAACTAACTCCAGAACCAATACGTGAACCAACCCCTGAACCAATGCGTGAACCAACCCCTGAACCAATGCGTGAATCTGAACCAATCGAATCGGCCTGAACCAGTCATCTGAATACATACAACACCTGAACCAATGCGTGAATCGACGCCTGAACCCATACAAGTACTAACACCTGAACCAATGCGTGAATCAACGCCTGAACCCATACGAGTACCAACACCTGAACCCATACGAGAAGCAACACCAGAACCCATGCGTGAACCAACGCCAGAACCCGTGAGCCAACACGGAACACGAGAACCAACTCCAGAACCGTCAGAACCCGAGCCAGAACCCCGAGAACCAACTCCAGAACCCGTACGAAAGCTAACACCAGAACCTGTACTAGAGCTAACACCAGAACCTGTACGAGAGCAAACACCAGAACCCATGTGGGAGCCAACACCAGAGCCTGTACGAGAACCAAGCCCATACCAAATGCGAGAGGCAGAATTTGGTGCTGAATCAGTCCATGAACTACCCTATAGCGATCAGCTGTCAGCCCAGTTGGATCAGTTCCACTTTGAGGAGTCTGCCAATGACTCAGTTACTTCCTTGGGAACTACTGTCATGTCTCCTCCTTGTTCCCCTCCAGGCCCTGTTTCTCCTGTCAGAGCGCCACAGAATGCTTCCTCTCTGCAGGACGTGTACATTCAGTCTGATCCTATGGATGAGAACCAGCACCTGGCCTCGTCTGATACTGCTTCTCAGAGCGCAGTCAATATGATGAGCTTCCAGATTGAAGAGGGAAAGGAAGATAAAGGATACTTTGCATATGATAcaagggaggaggaagaagaagaagatgaagaggaagaggaggaggaggaggaggaagaagagaaggacCTGTTAATGTCTCCTCCCACAGCTCCATCTGTAGAGGCCTTTCATATGATGGCACAACCCCACTCTTTGGGCACTTTGCCCATGGATGATGACACATTCAGGGACCTCATCTCACCTAATGAAAAGGAGGTGGCAGTAGAAAAGGCTGATGAGGAGATCAATGatgacgatgaggaggaggaggaagaggatgaagatgaggaacAGAGGAGACTAGGCCATCAGCCTTCCTCCATGATCACTGAGATGAGCATGTCCCAGCCCTCTGAAGAGTTCCAAGTCTGCTCCCCAGCATTTGGCAGTTCAGCGGGTTGGCACGGTGACGATCTCTTGTCAGGGATGGACTCTGAGGATGTGAGCAGCTGTACCAGCAGTCGGCAGCAGGGAGTCTCTGACCTGAGTAGCACCCTGCACACGGCGATATTAGAGGGCACGCAGAGCTCAGATGCCCTGGTCGACTCAAGTCTCCGTGGCTCTGAGGGAGATGGAAATCTCATGGGCTCTCCTAACGTAGAAACCCTGGCcaacgaggaggaggatgaagaggatgaagaggatgagcGGGTTGATGAGATGGACCTGAGTTCAGAAAGAATAGAGGAGCACCACAAGgtgtttcagcagcaggagcgtgatgaggaagatgatgacgatgtAGAAATGCACAGCGAAGGTGTGACCGAGAGCTGTGAGAATGTAGACGAAGACGACTTCAATGAGGAGGAGCATTTAGACAACCTCAATCGCTCCGTCCCTCAGCCTTCTGTGCCCCCAGCCTGTTCCTGGAGCGAGACCAACCCCTTCTCTGATACCTGGGGTCAACCATCCTCACTCCTGGCTATGTCATCTCCCAGCCCTGTGTCAGACCATGGCGCAGCTGAATCTGAAACACCAACTCAGTCTCCCGCTCAGACATGTTTGGACAGCAGTGCCCCCTCTTTTGCTTCTCAGTCGGAGCCTCAGCACCATCAGTCAGTCCACGAGGATATGAAGGACGACCTACTTGCTGCCTCAGCTGTAGGCATGTCTCATTCCGGTGGCCCAGGTCTGGCTGcgcacagcagcagtgagacaaGCACACCAGAGGAACCCTGTGACTATGACAGCAGCTCTGGTGTGGAGTCCCGTTCAGACAAGCAGCAGACCCCAGTGCCTGCTTCAGTCCAGCCTGACATGGACCAAGACCTGGGAATTCATTTGGAGAAAGGCgatggagaagaggaggaggctgagaCACTACCTGCTGATGAGGTTCTGGGAACAGGACCCCCAACTGCTCCAGCATCAGCCCCGTCTTCCCCCTCCACCTCAGGAGATGAAGCCAGTGACACAGAGGGTGAGATGCAAATAAACGACCCAGATGCTCCAATGAGAATGGACGAGAGTGCTGGATTTGAAAGCCCCACTCCCACCTGTAATCTTCCCTCTCTTGACGAGGATGAGGAGGCGGCAGGAACACCTGCTGGTGATGGTGAAGAGGACGGAGGCGGGGCCACCCCTCAGTCAGCTAACTCTGTGGCATCATACGGCTTCGACTGCACCACGTCCAATTCCAATGCCCACTCAATGGCAGAAAGTTGCGGAAAGAGCCCAGGTATCTTTTCCCTAGAGAACATGGAACAGCTTCCTGAGGAGGCCAAAGACCCCTCCCTCATCAAGGAGCTCACCCTGCCGTCAGCAGCTGCCGCTGCCCAGGCAGAGGACCTGCTGGGGCGACCTGTGGACCTGATGCCGTTGGGCCTTCCAGGAGGAAACCAACCGATGTTCGATGAGCACCACTACATGCTGGGGGGAAAGGTTGCAGTGGACCACCTTGGGGAAGTCGATCCATCGGAGTCAAGTCACCACTTCGGGGCCCAGGAATCTGAAGACGCCGACGACAGCCAGCCACCGTACTACTCAACTATTTGTGATAAAACTGATAGTTTTCTGGCAGGTAACGTATAAGCCCCAACTTTTACCCCTGGAATGCACCTTTTCCCCGCAACCCTCCCCCGTTAcctgttgttttctctccaatTGAGTTAGATGgcatagaagaaaaaaaaaaaaaaaagaggagagtaAGATTGTAGGACAAGattttcaaaacatgaaaatgaacaaaggagatgaggaaaaaaaaatgactgtagCAATTTTTAAATGAAGCCTCCCTCTTTCATACTGTTATGGTCATGGTTCTGAGTGTACGGCTTAAATTCCTTTATGTACAATAGCTAATACCATTTTCTAGTAGAATGTTCTTTTTCAGTAACACTGCATATTCTGTAGCCCCTGATGGGGTATTGACTGATTGGTCCAATGTGACTGAGCTTTTAAAtcgaaaaaggacaaaaaaaaacaaaaaaaaaccagatgGAAGGAAATGGACATTGTGTATTTATCCTGCTGTTTTTACCGGACAAAATgtcaatgatttcttttttttgtatttgcttatttgttgttttgtttgttttgttctgttgaAACCTGGTCCTCCCTACCTTGTGTACACATGCTTCATGTTCCACAGCACCATAGCGATAGTCACATGCTTCTTTTTAAAGGTTGTGTTCTTGACTTtaagcttttcaaaataaaggctaGATATTAACCCGCGGCTGTTTGGCCCAGACAGGTTTGTTGTGGTAGGTATGGGAGTGTTAGATAGGAGTCGGtgaagtttttaaatgtgtgcaccAAGAGGTTGTGCGCTCTTTTGCATAGGTTGTTAAGGTAAATAACGTGCAGtcacgtacagtatgtgtttcaGGCTTTTAATTTTAAGTGGCTAAGCTTTGAGCCTCAGTTCGCTGATTAAGAGTGTTCCAGGAGAGACTAACAACTAGTCTATTATATGTGATGAGACCCTGCATTGTCCTACATCGCTATCACAGCTTTACACTCGCTGAAACTTTTTCATAGTGGGCGTTTGGTTTACTATTTCAACAGTATATTGCATGTTTAACTAACAAAGAGACTGTACTACCTTGAATTTGAAACAGTTCTACACTAGTCATGTTCATAAGTAAATGGTTCACTCTAGGTTATCTTTCAAAATTCCATTAAAACATCGTGGCAAGGCATTTTGTTCCCGTTTCTTATTTTCCCTGTGGATCCAGCATGTTTGAACTTACTGTCCCTGTGTTTGAatcatgtttgtgtatttgtgtgtgtgtgcgcacaatATATTTTCCATGGTACCTCAAAATATTCACCATGGGAATAACTGGTAAACGGGAAGCGATGCAACATTGTACAGTGTTGTATCTCAAGTGGGATTTTGGTCAAAACCAAAGAGGTAAACCAAAAGTGTCCCAGTGCCTTGTTTTCCAGCATGCCTGTGCCATCGAAACATTTCAGATTCAGCACGAGCTGAACAAAATCACATTGTAGGACTAATTTAAAGATGCCCTTTCGAGTTCTCTTACACGCAGGCACTtgttgatgtattttttttcccttgtaaAACATTTGCAAAGGCAAAAAAATGTTATATCTACACCCGTGTTTGCAAGCGGGCAGTCTTATTTGCCTTTCCTTGCACATTAGGGACCCATGCATACAATattctttaaatatattttagtaGCACCTCAAGTGCTCAAAACGTCACAGTGTACCATAACCAGCAGTCAGGCGGAAAGATTGCTCTGCAAAAGTGCTCTAAACATTCAGAAAAGGGTAAAAGCTgctcacatcatcatcacattaagCTCACAAACATGTCCTTTCTGCACAGgccacatgaatgaatgagtctTTACTCGAGACGAAACACTAGACTCCCGTTTCATGCCTTCGTGCCTGCTTCTGTTCATCAGAACATGACCCCCATACACCCATGAGTCTAAATTACACATGCCTCTGTACCTGGACCTGGAAATGCGtagattgtttttaaaaacgttGTACTGTATTTGAGGTTATTTAAATCCTGGTTCCTGGTAAAAggcaaaatgaaacaaacactaaagtgcattatcacattttcatttatcgTTCATTTtgtaaggaaagaaaaaaaaaagtgtttgtgagTTTTATTCCCTGTCTTCATTTGTCTGTTCCAGTACTTGTTGGtgaactgtgtatgtgtgatccTTGTCTTGCATGACAACTAAACCATCCTGGGAGGACAAAGCAAAAGAGTTTGCAACCTATTCTTATGAACTGAAGTAAAGCAAACGCAATAGAGAGAAAACATACAGTTACCACCTTATGATGTGTTCCTGTTTCCTGGTTTGTTGTCGCAGTATACACTATTCCTGTGTCATTGATGTCCCCTTATTTTAAGAACCCCTTTCTTTTTGAGTCACACCTCTGCCCTCATGTCAGAACTCTCCTGAACCCCCGTTTTT
It contains:
- the wu:fb95e10 gene encoding microtubule-associated protein futsch — protein: MKPDGVVTAALEPMEALESNPGNEAAPAVGHEPDQAASPVGEEMPQQPVGEAGQVKPQPEQAKETPPAKTSNKTSGDSKAKTTNKATPKTKSSTTTSQTKTTAGSRPNTTQSRLSNGMSKPQTNGVAKKPTPSLDKKSTPTLASSKKPTGTSSVLAPKSKVGEKKATGAGPTAAKKTPSANANGVKTSSTAPAAKKPPALKSATPTKPSSTASPKPDKTPVSKTTRSTTGTPASSRPATGTTRQPSSTTTKSSSATAKPATPKTPSTTKTPASKPTSSTPSGGKPPTLQSSKSSTPLKKDVTKPATPAAKKPTNSPLTRPASTTKPVKSETPKSATRPDVATKKLTTTKVAETKTPNRPKTQESKPTPSKDASKAPGSKAKPSSPKKTVGSSTPMPVKRGPKAATIGEPVKETVAAVAATAAIASAAAALAGPEEPAVEQPATTPEAVQEKTAEPTAEPAPAQVVEPTREPTPEPIHELTPEPIREPTPEPMREPTPEPMRESEPIESPEPREPTPEPVRKLTPEPVLELTPEPVREQTPEPMWEPTPEPVREPSPYQMREAEFGAESVHELPYSDQLSAQLDQFHFEESANDSVTSLGTTVMSPPCSPPGPVSPVRAPQNASSLQDVYIQSDPMDENQHLASSDTASQSAVNMMSFQIEEGKEDKGYFAYDTREEEEEEDEEEEEEEEEEEEKDLLMSPPTAPSVEAFHMMAQPHSLGTLPMDDDTFRDLISPNEKEVAVEKADEEINDDDEEEEEEDEDEEQRRLGHQPSSMITEMSMSQPSEEFQVCSPAFGSSAGWHGDDLLSGMDSEDVSSCTSSRQQGVSDLSSTLHTAILEGTQSSDALVDSSLRGSEGDGNLMGSPNVETLANEEEDEEDEEDERVDEMDLSSERIEEHHKVFQQQERDEEDDDDVEMHSEGVTESCENVDEDDFNEEEHLDNLNRSVPQPSVPPACSWSETNPFSDTWGQPSSLLAMSSPSPVSDHGAAESETPTQSPAQTCLDSSAPSFASQSEPQHHQSVHEDMKDDLLAASAVGMSHSGGPGLAAHSSSETSTPEEPCDYDSSSGVESRSDKQQTPVPASVQPDMDQDLGIHLEKGDGEEEEAETLPADEVLGTGPPTAPASAPSSPSTSGDEASDTEGEMQINDPDAPMRMDESAGFESPTPTCNLPSLDEDEEAAGTPAGDGEEDGGGATPQSANSVASYGFDCTTSNSNAHSMAESCGKSPGIFSLENMEQLPEEAKDPSLIKELTLPSAAAAAQAEDLLGRPVDLMPLGLPGGNQPMFDEHHYMLGGKVAVDHLGEVDPSESSHHFGAQESEDADDSQPPYYSTICDKTDSFLAGNV